One window of the Candidatus Tanganyikabacteria bacterium genome contains the following:
- a CDS encoding VOC family protein: MTTATAQETKPEIAYGHGDFCHIELPYQDHARVKKFYGEAFGWTFQDMPEMDYTMFLTPNGRGGVQGGLYKATEEMKSAVNYINVDNLQASNEKIAALGGKILKDRVEVPGMGELSIVMDTEGNVFGLWHSTSQN; encoded by the coding sequence AGCCCGAGATCGCCTACGGCCACGGCGATTTCTGCCACATCGAACTGCCCTACCAGGACCACGCCCGGGTCAAGAAGTTCTACGGCGAGGCGTTCGGCTGGACGTTCCAGGACATGCCCGAGATGGACTACACCATGTTCTTGACGCCCAACGGGCGGGGCGGCGTGCAGGGCGGCCTCTACAAGGCCACCGAGGAGATGAAGAGCGCGGTCAACTACATCAATGTCGACAACCTCCAGGCGTCCAACGAGAAGATCGCGGCCCTGGGCGGCAAGATCCTCAAGGATCGCGTCGAGGTGCCGGGCATGGGCGAACTGTCCATCGTCATGGACACCGAGGGCAACGTCTTCGGCCTCTGGCACTCCACCAGCCAGAACTAG
- a CDS encoding hemerythrin domain-containing protein, with product MHLYLLGGATVEDTPIKLLTGCHRRVLSHLELLAGAAAALAGKDPHPDAFDALTRVQRYFATSGKIHTVDEEDSLFPRLQARSDPALDAIMAELADQHRQADPLHERLDQVLDRVLADRAASSADAEALRDLAEFFLELYPGHIRREDDDLFPRAAEVLAESDWAEIWREMRARRD from the coding sequence ATGCACCTCTACCTCCTGGGCGGCGCCACCGTCGAGGACACGCCCATCAAGCTGCTCACCGGCTGCCACCGCCGCGTCCTGAGCCACTTGGAGCTGCTCGCGGGCGCCGCGGCCGCCCTTGCCGGAAAGGACCCGCATCCCGACGCCTTCGACGCCCTGACCAGGGTGCAGCGCTACTTCGCCACGAGCGGAAAGATCCACACGGTCGACGAGGAAGACTCGCTCTTCCCGAGGCTGCAAGCGCGATCCGATCCCGCCCTCGACGCGATCATGGCCGAACTCGCCGACCAGCACCGGCAGGCCGATCCGCTCCACGAGCGGCTGGACCAGGTCTTGGACCGGGTCCTGGCCGACCGCGCCGCCTCATCCGCCGACGCGGAGGCCCTCCGGGATCTGGCCGAATTCTTCCTGGAGCTCTACCCCGGCCACATCCGCCGCGAAGACGACGACCTGTTCCCTCGGGCCGCGGAGGTACTGGCCGAGAGCGACTGGGCCGAGATCTGGCGCGAAATGCGCGCGCGGCGGGACTAG